In one window of Gossypium hirsutum isolate 1008001.06 chromosome A01, Gossypium_hirsutum_v2.1, whole genome shotgun sequence DNA:
- the LOC107948389 gene encoding plasmodesmata-located protein 6 codes for MALATKITSLFLLLLAVWCFFITPSDSATDSFVFGGCSQLKYTSGSPYESNVNSILTSLVNSAMYTSYSNFTLPGASNQDTVYGLFQCRGNLNSGDCGRCVAKAVSQLGTLCLDSTGGVLQLEGCFVKYDNTTFLGVEDKTVVVKKCGPSISSYSEALGRRDAVLGYLGASDGTYKPFRVSGSGDVQGVAQCVGDLSPSECQDCLSDAIGRLKTDCGAAKWGDMYLAKCYARYSEGGDHSHGQKDTNNNDEEIDKTLAILIGLIAAVALIILFLSFLSKLCDNGKGAK; via the exons ATGGCTTTAGCTACGAAAATAACGTCgctgtttcttcttcttctcgcTGTATGGTGTTTCTTCATAACACCATCAGATTCAGCCACCGATTCCTTCGTTTTCGGTGGCTGTTCGCAGCTTAAATACACGTCTGGCTCACCTTATGAGTCCAACGTCAACTCCATACTCACTTCCCTGGTCAACTCAGCCATGTACACCTCTTACAGTAACTTTACCCTTCCAGGAGCCAGCAATCAGGACACTGTCTACGGCCTATTCCAGTGCCGTGGTAACCTCAACAGCGGTGATTGTGGCCGCTGTGTGGCGAAAGCCGTCAGTCAACTCGGCACTCTTTGCCTTGACTCTACGGGTGGCGTGTTGCAACTCGAAGGGTGTTTCGTTAAATATGATAACACGACTTTCCTGGGGGTGGAGGACAAGACGGTGGTGGTGAAAAAATGTGGGCCGTCGATTTCGTCTTACTCGGAAGCATTGGGTCGGCGTGATGCGGTGTTGGGTTACTTGGGAGCAAGTGATGGTACCTACAAGCCGTTTCGGGTAAGCGGTTCAGGGGATGTACAAGGTGTAGCTCAGTGTGTAGGGGATTTGAGTCCGAGCGAGTGCCAAGATTGCTTATCAGACGCGATCGGAAGGCTCAAAACCGACTGTGGGGCTGCCAAATGGGGTGACATGTACTTAGCCAAGTGCTACGCGCGGTACTCAGAAGGTGGAGACCACTCCCACGGCCAAAAAG ATACAAATAACAATGATGAAGAGATTGACAAGACTCTGGCAATTCTAATTGGACTCATTGCTGCAGTTGCTTTGATCATACTCTTTTTATCATTCTTATCAAAACTGTGTGACAATGGCAAAG GTGCTAAATAA